In a single window of the Myxococcus stipitatus genome:
- a CDS encoding sigma-54-dependent transcriptional regulator produces MTDANTPPSRGRILVVDDQRNMRATTALLLRAEQYTVFEAATGEEALAHLAGGSMDLLLTDLKMEPMDGLTLLRRALEVAPRLQVIMMTAFGSIESAVEAMRLGAYDYVTKPFKESELRYRVERALERARLLRDVDNLATDFNQRHGLSALVGRSAAMRDLTTRLMRVAQSDATVLIQGESGTGKELVARALHAHSRRKGRSFVPVNCAAISETLLESELFGHAKGAFTGAVKARRGLFEEADGGTLFIDEVTETSPTFQSKLLRALQEGEVRRVGESTALRVDVRTVAATNRDIELEVREKRFRQDLYYRLNVVTLRVPPLRERLEDVPALAEHFLERANARSPNPKRLSASAVTHLMGYTFPGNVRELENLVEQAAALAEGDELLPEDFPLRQARLAPVQETSSVSPLDGQALSGGGASTGPTLAQVVEEAERRAIAQSLERHGVDLARVADELGVSSTTLWRKMKRLNLRPPSEASRE; encoded by the coding sequence ATGACCGACGCGAACACCCCGCCGTCCCGTGGACGCATCCTCGTGGTGGACGACCAGCGCAACATGCGCGCCACCACCGCGCTGCTCCTGCGCGCCGAGCAGTACACCGTCTTCGAGGCCGCCACCGGCGAGGAGGCCCTGGCGCACCTGGCGGGCGGCAGCATGGACCTGTTGCTGACCGACCTGAAGATGGAGCCCATGGACGGGCTGACGCTCCTGCGGCGCGCGCTGGAGGTCGCCCCCCGGCTCCAGGTCATCATGATGACGGCCTTCGGCTCCATCGAGAGCGCGGTGGAGGCCATGCGCCTGGGCGCGTACGACTACGTCACCAAGCCCTTCAAGGAGAGCGAGCTGCGCTACCGCGTGGAGCGCGCATTGGAGCGGGCGCGCCTGCTGCGCGACGTGGACAACCTCGCCACGGACTTCAACCAGCGCCACGGCCTGTCCGCGCTGGTGGGCCGCAGCGCGGCCATGCGCGACCTCACCACGCGGCTGATGCGCGTGGCCCAGTCGGACGCCACCGTCCTCATCCAGGGGGAGAGCGGCACGGGCAAGGAGCTGGTGGCGCGGGCGCTGCACGCGCACAGCCGCCGCAAGGGGCGCTCCTTCGTGCCCGTCAACTGCGCGGCCATCAGCGAGACGCTGCTGGAGAGCGAGCTGTTCGGTCACGCCAAGGGGGCCTTCACCGGCGCGGTGAAGGCGCGCAGGGGCCTCTTCGAGGAGGCCGACGGAGGCACCCTCTTCATCGACGAGGTGACGGAGACCAGCCCCACCTTCCAGTCGAAGCTGCTGCGCGCCCTCCAGGAGGGCGAGGTGCGCCGCGTGGGCGAGTCCACCGCGCTGCGCGTGGACGTGCGCACCGTGGCCGCCACCAACCGCGACATCGAGCTGGAGGTGCGGGAGAAGCGCTTCCGCCAGGACCTCTACTACCGCCTCAACGTGGTGACGCTGCGGGTGCCGCCCCTGCGCGAGCGCTTGGAGGACGTCCCCGCGCTGGCGGAGCACTTCCTGGAGCGCGCCAACGCCCGCAGCCCCAACCCCAAGCGCCTGTCGGCCTCGGCCGTGACCCACCTGATGGGCTACACCTTCCCCGGCAACGTGCGCGAGCTGGAGAACCTGGTGGAGCAGGCGGCCGCCCTCGCGGAGGGCGACGAGCTGTTGCCCGAGGACTTTCCCCTGCGTCAGGCGCGCCTGGCGCCCGTGCAGGAGACCTCCAGCGTCTCGCCCCTGGATGGACAGGCCCTCTCGGGCGGCGGCGCCAGCACCGGACCGACCCTGGCCCAGGTGGTGGAGGAGGCCGAGCGCCGCGCCATCGCCCAGTCCCTGGAGCGCCACGGCGTGGACCTGGCCCGCGTCGCGGATGAGCTGGGCGTCTCGTCCACCACCCTGTGGCGGAAGATGAAGCGCCTCAACCTGCGCCCCCCCAGCGAGGCCTCCCGCGAGTAG
- a CDS encoding GNAT family N-acetyltransferase produces the protein MKDEVRQGPWRLRAARVDDLAAFSRLFTELGVDEPPPDLAQWERELAARTWMVDGPGGVAGYTTTDVLGALGYVQQLVMDASARRRGLGRWVMRQVAEDFRARGCREWTLNVKRDNAAALALYASLGLRPSRQAVNLGVTRRQVETLPPAPAGVSVVPAVEADWPSLTESFGLLPGKLARFATLDSHRLLRLSRANGGEVLGMMDVRVPSAVLFPFFAVSAGHARALLEQAFALLGDARDAVGVVVTDDAALERRLREAGAVARLETFELRGPLPEPVP, from the coding sequence ATGAAGGACGAAGTGCGACAGGGGCCCTGGCGGCTGCGCGCCGCGCGGGTGGACGACCTCGCGGCCTTCTCGCGGCTGTTCACGGAGCTGGGGGTGGATGAGCCACCGCCCGACCTGGCGCAGTGGGAGCGCGAGCTGGCGGCCCGGACGTGGATGGTGGACGGGCCGGGTGGGGTGGCGGGCTACACGACGACGGACGTGCTGGGGGCGCTGGGGTACGTGCAGCAGCTCGTCATGGATGCGTCCGCGCGGCGGCGGGGCCTGGGGCGGTGGGTGATGCGCCAGGTGGCGGAGGACTTCCGCGCGCGCGGCTGCCGTGAGTGGACGCTCAACGTGAAGCGGGACAACGCCGCCGCGCTCGCGCTCTATGCCTCGCTGGGACTGCGGCCCTCGCGGCAGGCGGTGAACCTGGGGGTGACGCGGCGGCAGGTGGAGACGCTTCCGCCCGCTCCCGCCGGAGTCTCGGTGGTGCCCGCGGTGGAGGCGGACTGGCCCTCGCTGACGGAGTCCTTCGGGCTGCTGCCGGGGAAGCTCGCGCGCTTCGCGACGCTCGACTCGCACCGGCTGCTGCGGTTGTCCCGCGCGAACGGAGGCGAGGTGCTGGGGATGATGGACGTGCGAGTCCCCTCCGCGGTGCTGTTCCCCTTCTTCGCGGTGTCCGCGGGACACGCGCGCGCGCTGCTGGAGCAGGCCTTCGCGCTGCTCGGCGACGCCCGTGACGCGGTGGGCGTGGTGGTGACGGACGACGCGGCGCTGGAGCGGCGGCTGCGCGAGGCGGGCGCGGTGGCGCGGCTCGAGACGTTCGAGCTGCGCGGGCCGCTGCCCGAGCCCGTGCCTTGA
- a CDS encoding NADH-quinone oxidoreductase subunit N, whose amino-acid sequence MNLPNLTLADFLPLIPAIIMVVGASILLLSEVFLGATSSRAYQAVLTVVTAVAAGIAALTAMFEPAQEVFLGFGVLDPFSSFLTFVVCVGLGLAALSSVSFLRKRGAERGEFYALMLFAAAGMSLLAMSNELITLFVNLEVLSIATYALTSYLRRGTRPSEAGFKYFILGAFSSAVLLYGAALLYGATGTTKLTDMVGPLSGALAAQPLLVYAGLILVGAGFAFKVAAVPFHMWTPDVYEGAPTPVTALMSAGVKAAAFAALVRVFLTLGKGIDPHLPLVLFSVLAFLTMVAGNLLAIPQRNVKRMLAYSSIAHAGYLLVGVAALFVTGPGEQFRLLGPSELTGGTPVDLARAQALRGILFYLLAYTFSAVGAFAMVSALERREDEEKGTAWDLERFSGLAQRRPGWAVAMAAFMLSLGGIPPTIGFMSKLLIFQSAVDSGLVGLAVVGVLSSAAGVYYYLRVVVYMFMRPVPEGAQTLERSWSTELTLVLSTAAVVVLGILPGPITTWLQQASRIFGL is encoded by the coding sequence ATGAACCTGCCCAACCTCACCCTGGCAGACTTCCTCCCGCTGATTCCCGCCATCATCATGGTGGTGGGCGCCTCCATCCTGCTGCTGTCGGAGGTGTTCCTCGGCGCCACCTCGTCGCGCGCCTACCAGGCCGTGCTCACCGTGGTAACGGCGGTGGCGGCCGGCATCGCGGCGCTGACGGCCATGTTCGAGCCGGCGCAGGAGGTGTTCCTCGGCTTCGGCGTGCTGGACCCCTTCTCCAGCTTCCTCACCTTCGTGGTGTGCGTGGGCCTGGGGCTGGCGGCGCTCAGCTCCGTGAGCTTCCTGCGCAAGCGCGGCGCGGAGCGCGGCGAGTTCTACGCGCTGATGCTGTTCGCCGCGGCGGGCATGAGCCTGCTGGCCATGTCGAACGAGCTCATCACCCTCTTCGTCAACCTGGAGGTCCTCTCCATCGCCACCTACGCGCTGACGTCGTACCTGCGGCGCGGCACGCGGCCGAGCGAGGCGGGCTTCAAGTACTTCATCCTGGGCGCGTTCTCGTCGGCGGTGCTGCTGTACGGCGCCGCGCTGCTGTACGGCGCCACGGGCACGACGAAGCTGACGGACATGGTGGGCCCGCTGTCGGGCGCGCTCGCGGCGCAGCCGCTGCTGGTCTACGCGGGCCTCATCCTGGTGGGCGCTGGCTTCGCCTTCAAGGTCGCGGCGGTGCCGTTCCACATGTGGACGCCGGACGTGTACGAGGGCGCCCCCACGCCGGTGACGGCGCTGATGAGCGCGGGCGTGAAGGCCGCGGCCTTCGCGGCGCTGGTGCGCGTGTTCCTCACGCTGGGCAAGGGCATCGACCCGCACCTGCCGCTGGTGCTCTTCTCCGTGCTGGCCTTCCTCACCATGGTGGCGGGCAACCTGCTGGCGATTCCGCAGCGCAACGTGAAGCGCATGCTGGCGTACTCGTCCATCGCGCACGCCGGCTACCTGCTGGTGGGCGTGGCGGCGCTGTTCGTCACCGGCCCGGGCGAGCAGTTCCGCCTGCTCGGCCCGTCCGAGCTGACGGGCGGCACGCCGGTGGACCTGGCGCGCGCGCAGGCCCTGCGCGGCATCCTCTTCTACCTGCTGGCGTACACGTTCAGCGCGGTGGGCGCCTTCGCCATGGTGTCCGCGCTGGAGCGCCGCGAGGACGAGGAGAAGGGAACCGCGTGGGACCTGGAGCGCTTCAGCGGGCTGGCGCAGCGCCGTCCGGGTTGGGCGGTGGCCATGGCCGCGTTCATGCTGTCGCTGGGCGGGATTCCCCCCACCATCGGCTTCATGAGCAAGCTGCTCATCTTCCAGAGCGCGGTGGACTCGGGCCTCGTCGGTCTGGCCGTCGTGGGCGTGCTGTCGAGCGCGGCGGGCGTCTATTACTACCTGCGCGTGGTGGTCTACATGTTCATGCGTCCGGTGCCCGAGGGCGCCCAGACGCTCGAGCGCAGCTGGTCCACCGAGCTCACGCTGGTGCTCTCCACCGCCGCCGTCGTGGTGCTGGGCATCCTCCCCGGCCCCATCACCACGTGGCTGCAGCAGGCCAGCCGCATCTTCGGCCTGTAG
- a CDS encoding complex I subunit 4 family protein — MSFFDTHLLNLVVFLPLVFAALVLMLPASEPGQIRAVTLIGMLVDLVVGVWAYTRFEPGGAEFQLEYRVHWFKEFGLSYHLGVDGLAVSLLLLTVFLGPLVVLASTTYISHRIKEFHLALLVLQTTMLGALVSLDVLLFYIFFEAMLIPMYLMVGVWGAEDRQMAAVKFFLYTLVGSLLMLVALIAVYFISAPAGARSFDYASMYNGLLEANRQLNACRVGPEGACASLTGLAGTLYTYGPWMFAAFALAFAIKVPMWPVHTWLPDAHVQAPVAGSMILAGVMLKMGTFGFWRYAIPFFPVAAQQARPFLATLSVIGIVYGALMCLAQRDIKKLIAYSSVSHLGYCMLGMLAVTAEGATGSAYQMLNHGVSTGALFLLFGFLYERRHSRLMADFGGIAKVMPVFTAFFVIITFSSVAVPGTNGFIGEFLVLLGTFKSDLGAAAGNPHLTMVFGAFATLGVILGAAYMLWMVQKVFFGSLTHRENQHLRDIGLRETLTVLPFIALVGVMGLMPQPFLERLTPSTDRFIARARVGIPGAPQAEQVRVEVMSLPSSPTAAAPQAPTPLAARDVPSPRQ, encoded by the coding sequence ATGAGCTTCTTCGACACCCACCTGCTCAACCTCGTCGTCTTCCTGCCGCTCGTGTTCGCGGCGCTGGTGCTGATGCTGCCGGCCAGCGAGCCGGGGCAGATCCGCGCCGTCACGCTCATCGGCATGCTGGTGGACCTGGTGGTCGGCGTGTGGGCGTACACGCGCTTCGAGCCGGGCGGCGCGGAGTTCCAGTTGGAGTACCGCGTCCACTGGTTCAAGGAGTTCGGGCTCAGCTACCACCTGGGCGTCGACGGCCTCGCGGTGAGCCTGCTGCTGCTCACCGTGTTCCTCGGCCCGCTGGTGGTGCTCGCCTCCACCACGTACATCAGCCACCGCATCAAGGAGTTCCACCTGGCGCTGCTGGTGCTCCAGACGACGATGCTGGGCGCACTGGTGTCGCTGGACGTGCTGCTCTTCTACATCTTCTTCGAGGCCATGCTCATCCCCATGTACCTCATGGTGGGTGTGTGGGGCGCCGAGGACCGCCAGATGGCGGCGGTGAAGTTCTTCCTCTACACGCTGGTGGGCTCGCTGCTGATGCTGGTGGCGCTCATCGCCGTGTACTTCATCAGCGCTCCGGCGGGCGCGCGCTCGTTCGACTACGCGAGCATGTACAACGGCCTCCTGGAGGCCAACCGGCAGCTCAACGCCTGCCGCGTGGGCCCCGAGGGCGCGTGCGCGTCGCTGACGGGATTGGCGGGGACGCTCTACACGTACGGGCCGTGGATGTTCGCGGCGTTCGCGCTCGCGTTCGCCATCAAGGTGCCCATGTGGCCGGTGCACACCTGGTTGCCGGACGCGCACGTCCAGGCGCCGGTGGCCGGCTCCATGATCCTGGCCGGCGTCATGCTGAAGATGGGCACGTTCGGCTTCTGGCGCTACGCGATTCCGTTCTTCCCGGTGGCGGCGCAGCAGGCGCGCCCGTTCCTGGCCACGCTGTCGGTCATCGGCATCGTGTACGGCGCGCTGATGTGCCTGGCGCAGCGGGACATCAAGAAGCTCATCGCGTACTCGTCCGTCAGCCACCTGGGCTACTGCATGCTGGGCATGCTGGCGGTGACGGCCGAGGGCGCCACGGGCAGCGCGTACCAGATGCTCAACCACGGCGTGTCCACGGGCGCGCTGTTCCTCCTGTTCGGCTTCCTGTACGAGCGGCGCCACTCGCGCCTGATGGCGGACTTCGGCGGCATCGCCAAGGTGATGCCGGTGTTCACCGCGTTCTTCGTCATCATCACCTTCTCGTCGGTGGCGGTGCCGGGCACCAACGGCTTCATCGGTGAGTTCCTGGTCCTGCTGGGCACGTTCAAGAGCGACCTGGGCGCGGCGGCGGGCAACCCGCACCTGACGATGGTGTTCGGCGCGTTCGCCACGCTGGGCGTCATCCTGGGCGCGGCCTACATGCTGTGGATGGTGCAGAAGGTGTTCTTCGGCAGCCTGACGCACCGGGAGAACCAGCACCTGCGCGACATCGGCCTGCGGGAGACGCTCACCGTGCTGCCCTTCATCGCCCTGGTGGGCGTGATGGGCCTGATGCCGCAGCCCTTCCTGGAGCGGCTGACGCCGTCGACCGACCGCTTCATCGCCCGCGCTCGCGTGGGCATCCCCGGTGCCCCCCAGGCCGAGCAGGTGCGCGTGGAGGTGATGTCGCTGCCCTCCAGCCCCACCGCGGCCGCGCCCCAGGCGCCCACCCCTCTCGCCGCCCGCGACGTCCCCTCGCCGCGGCAGTAG
- the nuoL gene encoding NADH-quinone oxidoreductase subunit L — MNLSQFLQVAPVAPEVLAPSLWLIIALPLLGAFICGVFGKMLGRANVHLVACSAVAGAFILSVLAFWATSSTDPESRRLLSFFPNPFGIERDYVRYALAYDYGTWFAVGDFRVNFGLMVDHLSGTLLLVITGVGFLIHLYSTSYMEHDEAYWRYFAYLNLFVAAMLTLVLADNLVLLFVGWEGVGMASYLLIGFWYTDPAKAWAGRKAFVTNRIGDFAFLIATFLMVLLVGAFTKQADERDYLPGATSAQRYKAGLEAKGPVTFLGLQKLAEGLPDGASGKVDLSTPIASGPLEGYTFGGVMTVALLLFLLGAAGKSAQLPLYVWLPDAMAGPTPVSALIHAATMVTAGVYLFSRMSALLVLSPTAMATIAIVGALTSLLAALIAFAQDDIKKVLAYSTVSQLGIMFMGVGMGVFWAAVLHLVTHAFFKACLFLGAGSVMHGNGDETDIKKLGGLRHEMKWTWGTFLVATLAITGILPLSGFFSKDAILHGVHHNHLEGLHWVSTLVYGLGLTIAASTAFYMTRLYLLTFEGPRSKEARVAHAHESAWHMTLPLVVLAVLSVVAAVYAWPLMKAPGDGRPQPVFENFLSPVFASMNRVVEAGKVVELDTSVPTLGDYGFAWLVALVGGGAAAFLYLSFFPARAAQPAPAFARAVRRVAQNKFYVDELYELVVIRPVKFLSFILFRVVDALLIDTVAVRGTAWVTARVGSALRYVQSGDAQAYAAVMVVALLGGIAYAFIQVLQ, encoded by the coding sequence ATGAACCTCTCCCAATTCCTCCAGGTGGCGCCCGTCGCTCCGGAAGTGCTGGCGCCGTCGCTGTGGCTCATCATCGCCCTGCCCCTGCTGGGCGCGTTCATCTGTGGCGTGTTCGGCAAGATGCTGGGCCGCGCCAACGTCCACCTCGTCGCCTGCTCGGCGGTGGCGGGCGCGTTCATCCTGAGCGTCCTCGCCTTCTGGGCCACCAGCAGCACGGACCCGGAGAGCCGCCGGCTGCTGTCGTTCTTCCCCAACCCGTTCGGCATCGAGCGCGACTACGTCCGCTACGCGCTGGCGTACGACTACGGCACCTGGTTCGCCGTGGGCGACTTCCGCGTGAACTTCGGGCTGATGGTGGACCACCTGTCCGGCACGCTCCTGCTGGTCATCACCGGCGTGGGCTTCCTCATCCACCTGTACTCCACCAGCTACATGGAGCACGACGAGGCCTACTGGCGGTACTTCGCGTACCTCAACCTCTTCGTCGCGGCGATGCTGACGCTGGTGCTGGCCGACAACCTGGTCCTGCTCTTCGTGGGCTGGGAGGGCGTGGGCATGGCCAGCTACCTGCTCATCGGCTTCTGGTACACGGACCCCGCCAAGGCGTGGGCGGGGCGCAAGGCCTTCGTCACCAACCGCATCGGTGACTTCGCGTTCCTCATCGCCACCTTCCTCATGGTGCTGCTGGTGGGCGCCTTCACGAAGCAGGCGGACGAGCGCGACTACCTGCCGGGCGCCACCAGCGCCCAGCGCTACAAGGCGGGGCTGGAGGCCAAGGGCCCCGTGACGTTCCTGGGCCTGCAGAAGCTGGCCGAGGGGCTCCCCGACGGCGCCAGCGGCAAGGTGGACCTGTCCACCCCCATCGCGTCCGGCCCGCTGGAGGGCTACACGTTCGGCGGGGTGATGACGGTGGCCCTGCTGCTGTTCCTCCTGGGCGCGGCGGGCAAGAGCGCGCAGCTGCCGCTCTACGTCTGGCTGCCGGACGCCATGGCCGGCCCGACGCCGGTCTCCGCCCTCATCCACGCGGCGACGATGGTCACCGCGGGCGTCTACCTGTTCAGCCGCATGTCCGCGCTGCTGGTGCTCAGCCCCACCGCCATGGCGACCATCGCCATCGTGGGCGCGCTGACGTCGCTGCTGGCGGCGCTCATCGCCTTCGCGCAGGACGACATCAAGAAGGTGCTCGCCTACTCCACGGTGTCCCAGCTGGGCATCATGTTCATGGGCGTGGGCATGGGCGTGTTCTGGGCGGCGGTGCTGCACCTGGTGACGCACGCGTTCTTCAAGGCCTGCCTCTTCCTGGGCGCCGGCAGCGTGATGCACGGCAACGGCGACGAGACGGACATCAAGAAGCTGGGCGGCCTGCGCCACGAGATGAAGTGGACGTGGGGCACCTTCCTGGTCGCCACGCTGGCCATCACCGGCATCCTGCCGCTGTCGGGCTTCTTCTCGAAGGACGCCATCCTCCACGGCGTGCACCACAACCACCTGGAGGGCCTGCACTGGGTCTCCACGCTGGTGTACGGGCTGGGGCTGACCATCGCCGCGAGCACGGCCTTCTACATGACGCGCCTGTACCTGCTGACCTTCGAGGGGCCGCGCTCCAAGGAGGCCCGGGTGGCGCACGCGCACGAGAGCGCCTGGCACATGACGCTGCCGCTGGTGGTGCTGGCGGTGCTCAGCGTGGTGGCCGCGGTGTACGCGTGGCCGCTGATGAAGGCGCCGGGCGACGGCCGGCCGCAGCCGGTGTTCGAGAACTTCCTGAGCCCGGTCTTCGCCTCCATGAACCGCGTGGTGGAGGCGGGCAAGGTGGTGGAGCTGGACACCAGCGTCCCCACGCTGGGTGACTACGGCTTCGCGTGGCTCGTCGCGCTGGTGGGCGGCGGCGCCGCGGCCTTCCTGTACCTGAGCTTCTTCCCGGCCCGGGCGGCTCAGCCCGCTCCGGCCTTCGCGCGGGCGGTCCGCCGCGTGGCGCAGAACAAGTTCTACGTGGACGAGCTGTACGAGCTGGTCGTCATCCGGCCGGTGAAGTTCCTGAGCTTCATCCTCTTCCGCGTGGTGGACGCGCTGCTCATCGACACCGTGGCCGTCCGGGGCACGGCGTGGGTGACGGCGCGCGTGGGCAGCGCGCTGCGCTACGTCCAGTCCGGTGATGCCCAGGCCTATGCCGCGGTGATGGTCGTCGCCCTGCTGGGCGGCATCGCCTACGCCTTCATCCAGGTGCTGCAATGA
- the nuoK gene encoding NADH-quinone oxidoreductase subunit NuoK has translation MVPISYYLLLAAALFCMGMFGVLVRRNALVVFMCVELMLNAANLTFLAFARMRGDSIGHVSAFFVIAVAAAEAAIGLAIVIAVFRSRGSVLVEDIRTMKH, from the coding sequence ATGGTCCCCATCTCCTACTACCTCCTGCTTGCCGCCGCCCTGTTCTGCATGGGCATGTTCGGCGTCCTGGTGCGCCGCAACGCCCTGGTCGTCTTCATGTGCGTGGAGCTCATGCTCAACGCGGCGAACCTGACCTTCCTGGCCTTCGCCCGTATGCGGGGCGACAGCATCGGCCACGTGTCGGCCTTCTTCGTCATCGCGGTGGCGGCGGCGGAGGCGGCCATCGGCCTGGCCATCGTCATCGCCGTCTTCCGCAGCCGAGGCAGCGTCCTGGTGGAAGACATCCGGACCATGAAGCACTGA
- a CDS encoding NADH-quinone oxidoreductase subunit J has translation MNIELILFGAFALLTLLSAGLVIFARSPINSAMALVSTFFFLAGLYVLLWAHTVAVLQVLVYAGAIMVLFLFVIMLLNLGESPTRGRPTLARVAGAVATLGFLAVLGLAISKLPTAAPPAMGGAEAATFGTMAALGQTIFTQWLFPFEAVSLLLLVAMVGAVVVAKSRI, from the coding sequence GTGAACATCGAGCTCATCCTCTTCGGGGCGTTCGCGCTCCTGACGCTGCTGTCGGCCGGCCTGGTCATCTTCGCGCGGAGTCCCATCAACTCCGCCATGGCCCTGGTGTCGACGTTCTTCTTCCTGGCCGGACTCTACGTCCTGCTCTGGGCGCACACGGTGGCGGTGCTCCAGGTGCTCGTCTACGCGGGCGCCATCATGGTGCTCTTCCTGTTCGTCATCATGCTGCTCAACCTGGGCGAGTCGCCCACGCGTGGGCGGCCCACGCTGGCCCGCGTGGCCGGCGCGGTGGCGACGCTGGGCTTCCTGGCGGTGCTGGGGCTGGCCATCAGCAAGCTGCCCACGGCGGCCCCGCCGGCGATGGGAGGCGCGGAGGCGGCCACCTTCGGCACCATGGCGGCGCTGGGTCAGACCATCTTCACCCAGTGGCTGTTCCCCTTCGAGGCGGTGAGCCTGCTGCTCCTGGTGGCGATGGTGGGCGCGGTGGTGGTGGCGAAGTCGCGAATCTGA